The genomic DNA TCGACGCTGTGGTGGTGGGGGACCGGCTGCGGGTGCGTCCCGGCGAGGCGGTACCGGTCGACGGCGCCGTCGTCGAAGGTCGCTCCTCGGTCGACGAGAGCATGATCACGGGCGAACCGGTGCCGGTCGAGAAGGTCGGGGGCGATCCGGTCACGGGCGGCACGCTGAACAGGACGGGCTCGTTCGTGATGGAGGCGGAGGCCGTGGGCGGCGACACCGTCCTGTCCCGAATCGTCGCCATGGTTGCCGAGGCGCAACGCTCGCGAGCGCCGATCCAGGCGCTCGCCGACCGGGTTTCCTCCTACTTCGTGCCGGCCGTAGTCGTGATCGCCGCGCTCTCGGTCGTTGCCTGGCTGATTCTCGGTCCCGAGCCGGCGCTCGGCCATGCCGTGGTGGCCGCCGTCAGCGTCCTCATCATCGCGTGTCCCTGCGCGCTCGGTCTCGCCACGCCGGTGTCGATCATGGTGGCGACGGCGCGGGGCGCCCAGGTCGGGGTGCTGCTCCGCGACGCCGAGGCGCTGGAACGGCTCGCGGGGGTCGATGTCCTGATCGTCGACAAGACGGGTACGCTGACCGAGGGCCGCCCAGCCCTGACGGATGTGATGGCGTTCGGCGACACGTCCGAGGACGAGGTGCTCGCGTTCGCCGCCGCGGTCGAGCGCGACTCGGAGCACCCGCTGGGCGAAGCCATTCTCCGGGGTGCGGCAAAGCGGGGCGTCGAGCCCCTCAAGGTGGCGGACTTCGAGGCGGTCACCGGCGGGGGCGTGACGGGCCGCGTCGGAGGGTCTGTGGTCGTACTCGGCAACGCGGCGCTGATCGACGCGCACGGTGTCGACGTTTGGGTGGCCGGTCCCCGGCTGGCCGAACTGCAGGGCGAGGGCAAGACGGCGATGCTTCTGGCCGTGGATGGCGTGCTCCGCGGGATCGTCGCCGTCGCCGATCGCATCAAGGAGACCACGCCGAGCGCGATCCGCCGCCTGCGCGCCGCAGGCATCGAGATCGTCATGGCGACGGGCGACAGCCCCCGAACCGCCGAAGCCGTGGCCCGCGAACTCGGGATCGACGAGGTGCAGGCCGGGATCTCTCCCGCGGAAAAGGCCGAGCTTGTCGCTCAAGTCCGTGCGAGGGGCCTGTCGGTGGCCATGGCGGGCGACGGCGTGAACGACGCCCCCGCGCTGGCCGGCGCGGACGTGGGCATCGCCATGGGCACGGGCGCCGACGCGGCCGTCGAAAGTGCGGGCGTGACGCTGGTGAAGGGCGACCTCGGAGGCATCGCGCGGGCGCGCGTCCTGGCGCAGGGGACAATGCGCAACATCCGCCAGAACCTGTTCTTCGC from Gammaproteobacteria bacterium includes the following:
- a CDS encoding copper-translocating P-type ATPase gives rise to the protein MAESQPGGTIYTCPMHPEITQAGPGSCPICGMALEPVMPEPAAGPNPELVDFRRRLWIGAPLALAVLALEMGGMLGLPWDTWLGAAAVRWLQFVLATPVVAWVAQPFFRLGWRSIVTGHLNMWTLIAIGTGAAYAFSVVSLLAPGIFPEALAEGRYPPLYFEAAAVILILVLVGQVLELTARDRTGDAIRALMDLSPKTVRRVTDAGDEDVPLDAVVVGDRLRVRPGEAVPVDGAVVEGRSSVDESMITGEPVPVEKVGGDPVTGGTLNRTGSFVMEAEAVGGDTVLSRIVAMVAEAQRSRAPIQALADRVSSYFVPAVVVIAALSVVAWLILGPEPALGHAVVAAVSVLIIACPCALGLATPVSIMVATARGAQVGVLLRDAEALERLAGVDVLIVDKTGTLTEGRPALTDVMAFGDTSEDEVLAFAAAVERDSEHPLGEAILRGAAKRGVEPLKVADFEAVTGGGVTGRVGGSVVVLGNAALIDAHGVDVWVAGPRLAELQGEGKTAMLLAVDGVLRGIVAVADRIKETTPSAIRRLRAAGIEIVMATGDSPRTAEAVARELGIDEVQAGISPAEKAELVAQVRARGLSVAMAGDGVNDAPALAGADVGIAMGTGADAAVESAGVTLVKGDLGGIARARVLAQGTMRNIRQNLFFAFVYNAAGVPVAAGVLFPVFGILLSPMLAALAMSLSSVSVIGNSLRLRGIRL